The following coding sequences lie in one Arachis hypogaea cultivar Tifrunner chromosome 4, arahy.Tifrunner.gnm2.J5K5, whole genome shotgun sequence genomic window:
- the LOC112796779 gene encoding protein SULFUR DEFICIENCY-INDUCED 1: MEGSGCKKSSKGKKDDLYHVIHKVPYGDTLYVKAKHAQLVDKDPEAAIVLFWKAINAGDKVDSALKDMAVVMKQLDRSEEAIEAIKSFRSLCSKHSQESLDNVLLDLYKKCGRIDEQIELLKRKLRLIYQGEAFNGRTTRTARSHGKKFQVSIKQETARLLGNLGWAYMQKENYMMAEVVFKKAQMIDADANKACNLVVCLMRQSRYEEAYYILEHVLHGKLPGSDETKSKKRAEELLLEFNSNIPQSQYLDNLGLDDDFVKGIDELLTAWGSNNRSRRLPIFEEISSFRDQLAC, translated from the exons ATGGAAGGGAGTGGTTGCAAGAAAAGCTCAAAGGGAAAAAAAGATGACCTTTATCATGTTATTCATAAGGTACCTTATGGAGATACTCTCTATGTTAAAGCCAAGCATGcccag TTGGTAGATAAGGACCCAGAAGCAGCCATAGTGTTATTTTGGAAGGCGATAAATGCTGGAGATAAAGTGGATAGTGCCTTAAAGGACATGGCTGTTGTGATGAAGCAATTAGACAGATCCGAAGAAGCAATTGAAGCCATCAAATCTTTCAGAAGCCTTTGTTCCAAACATTCTCAAGAGTCACTTGATAATGTACTTCTTGACCTCTACAAG AAATGTGGAAGAATTGACGAGCAAATTGAGTTgctgaagcgaaagctaagactAATCTACCAAGGTGAAGCTTTCAATGGAAGGACCACAAGGACTGCTCGCTCTCATGGCAAAAAGTTCCAAGTTTCTATCAAGCAAGAAACTGCAAGATTATTG ggAAATTTGGGGTGGGCCTACATGCAAAAGGAGAACTACATGATGGCGGAGGTTGTATTCAAGAAAGCCCAAATGATAGATGCTGACGCCAACAAGGCTTGCAACTTGGTGGTGTGCCTCATGAGACAATCCCGTTATGAAGAAGCCTATTACATTCTTGAACATGTCTTGCATGGAAAGCTTCCTGGCTCCGATGAAACTAAGTCCAAGAAAAGAGCAGAGGAGTTGCTTTTGGAATTTAATTCAAATATCCCTCAATCACAATATCTGGATAATTTGGGCCTTGATGATGACTTTGTCAAAGGGATAGATGAATTGCTCACTGCATGGGGATCAAATAACAGATCCAGGAGGCTTCCTATATTTGAGGAAATCTCTTCGTTTAGAGATCAATTGGCATGTTAG